The genomic segment CCTCATGTTCATTTTACTGGCAAAAAAACCGGGGAGGCTCTCGCCGAGCATTACCGCAGCGCCGACGTCTTTGTTTTCCCTTCCAAAACCGATACCTTTGGCATGGTTTTAATCGAAGCGCTGGCTTGCGGCCTGCCGGTGGCGGCCTATAACGTCATGGGACCGCGCGATGTTATCACCGAAGATTTCCTGGGCGCTTTGGATGATGACCTCAGTCGTGCCGCCATGAAAGCTCTGACAACCGGCAGCGCCAATGAGCGCCACGCGCATATCCGCACACATTATACATGGGACAAAGCCGCCCGGCAGTTTCTGGATGCCCTTTAATTTTCAATACGAAACGTCTACAATAACCCTTCAACAGGAAAGAAAAAACGCAAAACCATGCCGCGAATACTTCTCGCCGACGACGATGCCGCCATGCGGAGCTTTTTAACCGCTGCACTGGAAAGAGCCAAACACGAAGTTCTCTCCTGCGAAGACGGTTTGAAGGCTCTGGAAAAGCTCAAAACAGACGCCCCTTTTGATTTGCTCCTGACCGATATTGTCATGCCCGGCATGGATGGAGTAGAACTCTCAAAAATGGCAAAAACGCTCTACCCTGACATCAAAATCCTTTTTATCACGGGTTTTTCCGCCATCGCAGCCGAACAAAGCGCTTCCCCGGATAATGACGCCCGCGTAATGTCCAAACCTTTCCATCTGATCGAACTTATCCGGCAAGTCAATGCTATTCTGGAAAGATAAAATGTGCTACCCCCACAACGGGACATTAAAAAATAGATGTTTAATCTGACAGGGGAATCCGAATGTTTAAAAAAATATTATGCCTTCTCATTTCCGCGCTGTTTCTTGGAATAGCTCCCCTTCACGCAAGCGAGCACTCTCCGTTCACAGAAATTTTTGTTGAAGGGGACAAAGAGCTAAACGGCATATTCGACCTTTCGATAGAGTACGGGCCGGATGGGATCGGCTGGATGGCCTATTCACGGGTTTCCATACCAAAACATGTTTCAACTCATCTCGCCAAAAGCACCGATCAGGGTGCCTCCTGGCATTATGTCGGGGTGGTGAATCAATCTCATGCCCAAACCGTTCACATTGGAGGAAAGACCTTTGAAGGAGTCTGGCGCTATGAAACGCCGAGCCTTGTTTATGATCCCTGGGATGTTCCGGAAAAAAGATGGAAGCTTTATTCCGAAAGATATTATGTACTTCCACCGTTCAAAAAAAACAATACGTTGCACGGCGAAGGCTGGATTGAGTACAAGACAGCCAGAAGCCCTGAAGGGCCGTGGTCAGGGCCGGTCTGCCTGTTTGGGCAGAAAAAACACAACTGCAAAATCCAACCCAATGCGTTGCACCCCTCCTTGTCCAGAAACATGTACTATAATGAGATAGGAACTCTCGCTTACAACGGCGTTCTATACATGAGTCTGGATGCAAGCCCGACGGCCTCCGGACTGGGAGAATGGGAAAAACGTGCGGTTGTCCTGTTTTCCTCTTTGGACCACGGGAACAGTTGGCGCTATAACGGCGTTCTTACAGACTACCGGGATGCATCAAGTTTTGGTTATTTTGCCCTCACTGGAACAAGTCTTGTCGAGCACAACAGCAAACCGTATCTTCTGGTTACGCCGTCTGGAAAAAAAGGGCTTCTTGTAAAAAACAGAGGTCATGACGGGTGTTACCTCGTTGGTTTTCATAATATAAACGGCGCGAAACTTGAACGCGATTCCGACGGAAAGCTTCATATTATCAAAAATATCCCTCCGGAATACAATTCCGGCGGACTTTGCGACTATCACAAAGAAAACAGAAACGGAGGCATTTTGTTTTCCCAGATCGATTTTAACAAAAACCCCGTCCTTTTTGGCGTTTATAATACGGGCTGGACGGCAGAAGGATACTCCCGCTAACAAAACGGAAGCCTCCTAAGAAAAATCCGACGCTACGATGGTAAGGGAAATTGTCTCTTGCACTCTCTGCGTTTTGGCATTAGAGATGTCGGTCAATGGTCATCGGCCATGCGGGCGGTTAGCTCAGCGGTAGAGCACTTGCTCGACACGCAAGGGGTCACAAGTTCAATCCTTGTACCGCCCACCATTTTCTCAAATCCCATTTGTATTTCAGATACATAACTGAACAGCTATTCTAGGTGTGCCATAAAGTGGGCCATTCTCAATGGCTTTACCAAACTACGTCACCACACCCCCGCTCCTCTTCCTTTGTTATCGTACGGGGACAACCATAAAAATTAGGGACAAAATGATCCAAGGCAGGTAATCTTTCTGTATGGAATTTCATGCTAAGAATTCAGATGCTTTGGTTGAATTGGCGCTTGCGGCAAAAGAACAAGGGAAAGTTCAGCGTGCGGAAGCTTTGTTCCTCCAGGCCCTTCAGCAAGATTCTCATAATCCCGATATCCTTAAAAACCTGGGTATGGTTATGCTGGATACGGGCCGGTATCAGAACGCTGTAGAATATTTACAAAAAAGCATTTCAATTCAACCGGACGATGCAAAGGTGCATAACGGTCTTGGTATCGCATTCCAGAATATCAATTTTTTAGAGGAATCCGAAAACGCCTACAAGACCGCCATTCAGTTGAACCCTGATTATGAGGCGGCTTACAGTAATCTTGTCTCCGTTCTGGAGCGCAGGAACCGGATGGAGGAAGCAAGGCAATATGTCGATCAAGCTAAAGCCTTATTTCCGGGCGGCATCCTTATTACCCTGAATGAAGCCATTGTTTTAAAACGGGAAGGCCGGCTGGAAGAGGCCGTTCAGCTTCTCAAGACTGAAAAATATCCGCAAGACCCAATGACACGCCTTAAGGTTAAACATGAGTTAGGACTGATGTATGACAGGCTGGATAACGTTGATAAAGCCTTCGAACAGTTCCGGGATTTCAATGCCTGCGCTTCCGAGGTTTTCGGAATTAGCCGGCAAAGAAAAGCGCCTTACCTGAATAAAATTGAACGCTTTCGGGAAGTTTTTACGCCCGAATGGGTTTCCTCATGGAAAAGGCAAAATTCCGAAAAGCCTGTAAGAAATATGGCTTGCCTGATGGGGTTTATGCGCAGCGGAACGACTTTGCTGCAGCATATATTAAACGCCCACCCTGCCATTTATGCCTCCGAAGAAATTCATGCTTTCCCCATCGTTGAAGAAGAAATACGCAAGACGTTTGACGCCTATCCCGAATGTATGGCCGATTTTGGCGGCGAACAAATTGAGCATTTCAGACAGCGCTATTTTGAAATTCATCGCGGTGACAGAAACTGGCAGGAGGCCGGGCTGTTCGTAGACAAATACCCCATGCTAACAAATATGGCCGGACTAGTGCATCGGCTTT from the Rhodospirillales bacterium genome contains:
- a CDS encoding response regulator, whose protein sequence is MPRILLADDDAAMRSFLTAALERAKHEVLSCEDGLKALEKLKTDAPFDLLLTDIVMPGMDGVELSKMAKTLYPDIKILFITGFSAIAAEQSASPDNDARVMSKPFHLIELIRQVNAILER
- a CDS encoding sulfotransferase — translated: MEFHAKNSDALVELALAAKEQGKVQRAEALFLQALQQDSHNPDILKNLGMVMLDTGRYQNAVEYLQKSISIQPDDAKVHNGLGIAFQNINFLEESENAYKTAIQLNPDYEAAYSNLVSVLERRNRMEEARQYVDQAKALFPGGILITLNEAIVLKREGRLEEAVQLLKTEKYPQDPMTRLKVKHELGLMYDRLDNVDKAFEQFRDFNACASEVFGISRQRKAPYLNKIERFREVFTPEWVSSWKRQNSEKPVRNMACLMGFMRSGTTLLQHILNAHPAIYASEEIHAFPIVEEEIRKTFDAYPECMADFGGEQIEHFRQRYFEIHRGDRNWQEAGLFVDKYPMLTNMAGLVHRLFPEEKFIFIKRHPCDCILSAYMQLFVPNEASVHFYNLDDTVNLYTGIMDLWEVYENTLPLNVHYVRYEDIIEDFESSVRGVLDFLDVPWDDAVLDYDQKVRRSSDVISPSYEQVSEKIYKHARYRWVRYRPYLEPYLERLKPYAERFGY